From the Flavimarina sp. Hel_I_48 genome, one window contains:
- a CDS encoding glycoside hydrolase family 20 protein, producing MLKPIYSLVLFLFLSNFSFAQNASEVNIIPKPKQVTLTSGNFQFNPETVFVAQSEEEKQAAQVLIERFKEAVGWELQMTTETKAGNSVQFEKSGGLENEAYELKINENGAIITASGASGFLYGIESLRQLLPSEIENIQQTTSEVAWKVPALTIKDAPRFQWRGLMLDVSRHFFKKEYILETIDRLAFLKMNTLHLHLVDDQGWRIEIKKYPKLTEIGAFRVDQEDKAWNSRSENDPEEKGTYGGFYTQEDIKEIVAYAQKKGVTVVPEVEMPAHVMSAIASYPWLACDDTPIAVPSGGIWPITDIFCPGKETTFEFLEDVLTEVMALFPSEYIHVGDDEATKTAWESCASCQELMVKEDLENVEELQSYFMKRIERFVNAKGRKIIGWDEILQGGLPPSATVMSWQGVEGGWEASKQGHDVIMTPTFPLYFDRYQGNPDYEPLAFDGEITLKDVYDFDPVLDSMSVAQAQHVLGAQANLWSEYIPTEAISEFKIYPRLAAVAEMDWTPKTATDWSDFSKRAQHLMKRFELMGIQYSKSSYAVTAAADMDLENRKIKIKLENEFPRAEIRYTLNAPLDASAKRYKTPIELKKTTQLQAAVFKDGKQMGDTLTQDFKFHKAAGKQIDYLTKPHKNYPGNNSSLINVLRGSKNFHDGQWQAWINDAMEVVIDLGQTEEVKSISLGTLENQGSGIYFPVEIMVLVSQDGENFKKASTFSRAYKANSSSELKDFRVDFKAKKARFIKVIAKNATDIPNRGNGFLFVDEILVE from the coding sequence ATGCTCAAACCAATCTATTCCCTTGTTCTTTTCCTTTTTCTGTCAAACTTCAGCTTTGCTCAAAATGCTTCGGAAGTAAATATCATCCCAAAACCAAAGCAGGTAACCTTAACCTCCGGAAATTTTCAATTCAATCCAGAAACTGTTTTTGTTGCTCAATCTGAAGAAGAGAAGCAGGCCGCCCAGGTCTTGATAGAACGTTTTAAAGAGGCTGTGGGGTGGGAGTTGCAAATGACAACCGAAACTAAAGCAGGCAATTCTGTTCAGTTTGAGAAATCCGGCGGACTGGAAAATGAGGCCTACGAACTAAAAATCAACGAAAATGGAGCAATAATAACCGCTTCTGGCGCTTCTGGATTTTTATATGGCATAGAAAGCCTGCGCCAGTTGCTGCCGTCCGAAATTGAAAATATTCAGCAGACAACAAGCGAAGTAGCATGGAAAGTTCCCGCGCTTACAATAAAGGATGCACCGCGTTTTCAATGGCGCGGACTCATGCTTGACGTTTCACGACATTTTTTTAAAAAGGAATATATCCTGGAAACCATAGATAGGCTGGCCTTCCTTAAAATGAATACGCTTCATTTGCACCTTGTTGATGATCAGGGTTGGCGTATCGAAATCAAAAAATACCCTAAACTGACCGAAATAGGCGCTTTTCGGGTGGATCAGGAAGATAAAGCATGGAATTCCCGCAGTGAAAATGATCCTGAAGAGAAAGGAACATACGGCGGTTTTTATACACAGGAAGATATTAAGGAAATCGTGGCTTATGCCCAGAAAAAGGGCGTCACCGTTGTGCCAGAGGTCGAGATGCCTGCGCACGTGATGAGCGCGATCGCTTCATATCCCTGGCTTGCCTGCGATGATACACCCATTGCGGTCCCTTCTGGCGGGATCTGGCCCATCACAGATATTTTTTGTCCTGGTAAGGAAACCACTTTTGAATTCCTGGAGGACGTCCTAACCGAAGTCATGGCGCTGTTCCCTTCAGAATATATTCATGTGGGCGATGATGAAGCCACAAAAACAGCATGGGAATCCTGCGCATCCTGCCAGGAATTGATGGTCAAAGAAGATCTGGAAAACGTGGAAGAGCTGCAAAGCTATTTCATGAAGCGCATAGAACGTTTTGTAAATGCCAAAGGCAGAAAAATCATTGGCTGGGATGAAATATTACAAGGCGGTTTGCCGCCCAGTGCCACGGTTATGAGTTGGCAGGGTGTTGAAGGTGGCTGGGAAGCTTCAAAACAAGGCCATGATGTAATAATGACCCCAACATTTCCCTTATATTTTGACCGATATCAGGGCAATCCAGATTATGAACCTCTTGCTTTTGATGGGGAAATCACATTGAAAGATGTTTACGATTTTGACCCCGTTCTTGATTCCATGAGCGTAGCACAGGCGCAGCATGTTCTTGGTGCGCAGGCTAATTTATGGTCTGAATATATCCCTACAGAAGCAATTTCTGAATTTAAGATCTACCCAAGACTCGCAGCGGTTGCAGAAATGGACTGGACTCCAAAAACAGCTACGGACTGGTCTGATTTTTCTAAGCGTGCGCAACATTTAATGAAGCGTTTCGAGTTGATGGGGATTCAATATTCTAAAAGTTCGTATGCGGTGACCGCAGCTGCAGATATGGATCTTGAAAACCGTAAAATTAAGATCAAATTGGAAAATGAGTTTCCTCGTGCAGAAATCCGTTATACGTTGAATGCTCCTTTAGATGCTTCCGCAAAGCGCTATAAGACACCTATTGAATTGAAAAAAACAACCCAATTGCAAGCGGCGGTTTTTAAGGATGGAAAGCAAATGGGTGATACCTTAACGCAGGATTTTAAATTCCACAAAGCGGCTGGAAAGCAGATTGACTATTTAACAAAACCGCATAAAAACTACCCTGGTAATAATTCGTCGCTCATAAATGTTCTGCGCGGAAGCAAAAATTTTCATGATGGCCAGTGGCAGGCGTGGATCAATGATGCGATGGAAGTGGTAATTGATCTCGGTCAAACCGAAGAAGTAAAAAGTATAAGCCTGGGCACTCTGGAAAATCAAGGTTCAGGGATTTATTTTCCGGTGGAGATTATGGTCCTGGTTTCTCAGGATGGTGAAAATTTTAAAAAAGCAAGTACATTTTCCAGAGCGTATAAAGCGAATTCCTCTTCCGAATTAAAAGATTTTAGAGTCGATTTTAAGGCGAAAAAAGCCCGTTTTATAAAAGTAATTGCCAAAAATGCAACCGACATTCCTAATCGTGGAAACGGATTTCTATTTGTGGATGAAATACTGGTGGAGTAG
- a CDS encoding GH92 family glycosyl hydrolase, with protein sequence MNQIPLKITLKQAILLLFLPFFALAQQSNPVDYVNPFIGTSNYGATNPGAIAPRGMASVSPFNVAGRIDLNPLEKDSQWLSNPYVHENKFLTGFSQVNMSGVGCPDLGVILAMPITGELETDYLKYGTTYRNEEAKAGYYSVELEKYNIKSEATATTRTGVSRYSFPAGKAHILLNLGLGLTNEQGAMLKVVSPSEIEGMRMVGAFCYNNAEAAYPIYFVARVSRPAADFGIWKTPVKYEGTEAKWMTYNGKTRVKQGFMKEVVGDSIGAFFSYNFDKPQQLEMKVGVSYVSIENARENLNKETENKDFDAVYAETEKAWNEKLSRIEVEGDSEEDKTIFYTALYHTQIHPNILNDVNGEYPIIGSRETSKTEGTRYTTFSLWDTYRNYHQLMSLIYPEEQLDMVKSMLDMYDENGWLPKWELNSTETFTMVGDPASAVIADTYLRGITDFDVEKAYEAMLKSADQTEGNPLRPGLAEYIENGYVSLDSDIPGPVSTTQEYNIADYAIAKLAQKLGKTADYKRFSARSGSYKRLFNKESGFLQPKHADGSWMKSFDPLAGANFTENPGFIEGNAWQYLFMQPHDIKGMVKLMGGDKSFEQKLDDLFSKDQFDMANEPDFAYPFLYNFIPGKAHKASEKVSSLIDTYYKNAPDGIPGNDDTGTMSAWVVYAMMGIYPMTPAEPSFTLVKPRFPNIKIHLNPDFYGNDVIEISSGVSQDEFNVKAILDGKNISKNNLSHEMLIHGKNLSFKALK encoded by the coding sequence ATGAACCAAATACCTTTAAAAATCACCCTAAAACAGGCAATTTTATTACTCTTTTTGCCATTTTTCGCTCTCGCGCAGCAAAGCAATCCAGTGGATTATGTAAATCCTTTTATAGGTACTTCAAATTATGGTGCTACTAATCCAGGTGCGATCGCGCCGCGGGGAATGGCCAGTGTATCTCCATTTAATGTCGCCGGAAGGATAGATTTGAATCCGCTGGAAAAAGACAGCCAGTGGTTGTCTAATCCCTATGTACATGAAAATAAATTCCTTACAGGTTTCAGTCAGGTAAATATGAGCGGCGTGGGCTGTCCAGATCTGGGGGTTATCCTTGCGATGCCAATCACCGGCGAACTGGAAACCGATTACCTAAAGTATGGTACGACTTACAGAAATGAAGAAGCGAAGGCCGGTTATTATTCCGTAGAACTGGAGAAATATAATATAAAGTCCGAAGCTACTGCGACCACGCGCACGGGTGTGAGCCGTTACTCTTTTCCCGCAGGGAAAGCTCATATTTTGCTGAACCTTGGGCTTGGTCTCACCAATGAACAGGGAGCAATGCTAAAAGTCGTTTCGCCTAGCGAGATCGAGGGAATGCGTATGGTGGGCGCCTTTTGTTACAACAATGCAGAAGCTGCCTATCCCATATATTTCGTCGCCCGGGTTTCCCGGCCGGCAGCAGATTTTGGGATTTGGAAAACGCCCGTAAAATATGAAGGAACCGAAGCAAAATGGATGACCTATAATGGTAAGACCCGCGTAAAGCAAGGGTTTATGAAGGAGGTTGTGGGCGATAGTATAGGGGCTTTCTTTTCCTATAATTTTGATAAGCCGCAACAACTAGAGATGAAAGTGGGCGTATCCTATGTAAGCATTGAAAATGCGAGGGAAAACCTGAATAAAGAGACTGAAAATAAGGATTTTGATGCTGTTTATGCGGAAACCGAAAAAGCCTGGAACGAAAAATTGAGTCGTATCGAGGTAGAAGGAGATTCTGAAGAGGACAAAACGATTTTCTATACGGCGCTTTATCATACCCAGATTCACCCCAATATTCTCAACGATGTCAACGGGGAATATCCCATTATTGGTAGTCGGGAAACTTCAAAAACCGAAGGAACCCGCTACACGACATTTTCCCTTTGGGACACCTACCGCAATTATCACCAACTCATGAGCCTCATTTATCCCGAAGAGCAGCTGGATATGGTAAAAAGTATGCTTGACATGTACGATGAGAATGGCTGGCTGCCCAAGTGGGAACTGAATTCTACCGAAACGTTTACTATGGTAGGCGATCCTGCCAGTGCGGTCATAGCCGATACCTATTTGCGTGGAATAACTGATTTTGACGTAGAAAAGGCTTATGAAGCGATGTTGAAAAGCGCTGATCAAACCGAGGGAAACCCATTGCGCCCGGGACTTGCGGAATATATAGAAAATGGATACGTAAGCCTTGATTCTGATATCCCAGGTCCGGTTTCCACTACGCAAGAATATAATATCGCTGATTATGCCATCGCAAAATTGGCACAAAAGCTAGGAAAAACAGCCGATTATAAGCGGTTTTCAGCCCGTTCTGGCTCTTATAAAAGGCTTTTCAATAAAGAATCTGGCTTTTTGCAGCCCAAACATGCTGATGGTAGTTGGATGAAATCTTTTGATCCTTTGGCGGGAGCAAATTTTACCGAAAACCCTGGATTTATAGAAGGTAATGCCTGGCAGTATTTATTCATGCAACCGCACGATATCAAGGGAATGGTCAAGTTAATGGGAGGTGACAAAAGTTTTGAGCAGAAACTGGACGATTTGTTTTCAAAAGACCAGTTTGATATGGCAAACGAGCCCGACTTTGCGTATCCATTCCTATATAATTTTATCCCAGGAAAGGCGCATAAGGCTTCTGAAAAAGTAAGTTCACTTATTGACACCTATTATAAAAACGCACCTGATGGCATCCCCGGCAATGATGATACCGGTACGATGAGCGCGTGGGTGGTATACGCAATGATGGGTATTTATCCCATGACCCCTGCCGAACCTTCCTTTACACTTGTTAAACCCAGATTTCCCAACATTAAAATTCATTTGAATCCTGACTTCTACGGGAATGATGTCATAGAAATTTCTTCTGGTGTGTCCCAGGATGAATTCAATGTTAAGGCGATTTTGGACGGTAAAAATATCAGTAAAAATAACCTCTCCCATGAAATGCTCATACACGGTAAAAATCTCTCCTTTAAAGCTTTAAAATAA
- a CDS encoding SusC/RagA family TonB-linked outer membrane protein — protein MNKKYLFFILLCCLCTTMGAFAQGIVVEGTVTDASNMPLPGATVVEKGTQNGTSTDFDGNYSIEVPGDAVLIFSMIGSASKEIPVNNQTNIDAVLDESTESLDEVVVTALGIKRQEKALGYSLSQVDGDEFSKVKVVNPINSLQGKVAGVNVTGSATGSSGTSNVVIRGGSSLSGSNQPLYVVDGIPIDNSNLGSATNYGGVDFGDGISSINPDDIASMSVLKGGAAAALYGSRASNGVILITTKTGKGQQGLGVELSSQVQFESLNSNIYEFQNEYGQGILGAKPVNGTEALSAGLLSWGGRLDGSLVPQFDGVDRPYSYSGNNVDKFYRTGTNLINTVAISKAGEGYNIRFSATNLDNEDIIPNAGLNRKSFSLNAGVQLADKLSLDVSGKYVLENVNNRPRLSDSPGNTNFSVVLTPPNVDVLDYKPGLNAEGTENRISTGSTYHQNPYFSAYNFSNESLKNRFIGSATLRYNVTDWMYVLGRAGIDQYVARQTSVEPFGTAYKPLGGMTEVAYNNSVVDADLMLGFEKTIADKYSFNIIVGGNSNDIKNERTELNGQEFVLPGLEDIANVNNRNYSYDYGQIKRGSLYYSAEFSYDDYLFITTTGRQDWFSTLSLNTKSSPNSYFYPSVSGSFVFSDAFKMPSWVTFGKIRAGYSDIGGGADDPYVLALSYGIFDNYKATGATGGVPLGRIVDNRLPNQELRPFSKKEYEVGVNARFFNSRLGLDLTYYSNKTTDDIVPISISNSSGYDAAFLNVGELTNNGIEMLLDGSPIRSENFRWDVTYNLTYNKNEVVKTDEDNNPFFVGTGAATGVNSQSGAIVGRPLGAIYGTTFVRDDQGRLQYDSDGTPTQGPNEFLGNGVAPWYMGLTNSFNIYDFNFSFLIDAKFGADIFSGTSAFANYYGAGQNTLEGRANGLDVNGVDTEGNAFSTTIAPENVQIYYQKLYQIAEANMQDADFIKMREVSLGYSIPSKALENTFLTNANISLVGRNLFFLMRNTKGIDPESSFNSSFGAGLERFGLPTTQTYGVSVNVKF, from the coding sequence ATGAACAAAAAATATTTATTTTTTATTTTACTATGCTGTCTGTGCACCACCATGGGCGCATTTGCGCAGGGTATTGTTGTTGAGGGGACGGTAACGGATGCCTCAAACATGCCACTCCCGGGAGCAACGGTGGTTGAAAAAGGAACCCAAAATGGGACTTCTACAGATTTCGATGGAAATTACAGCATAGAAGTCCCAGGGGATGCCGTTCTTATATTTTCAATGATTGGATCTGCAAGTAAGGAGATTCCGGTAAATAACCAAACCAATATAGATGCTGTCCTTGATGAAAGTACAGAAAGTCTTGATGAGGTTGTTGTAACCGCATTGGGTATCAAACGCCAGGAAAAAGCCTTGGGCTATTCCTTATCGCAGGTTGATGGTGATGAGTTCTCTAAAGTAAAAGTGGTAAACCCAATCAATTCTTTGCAGGGTAAAGTTGCCGGGGTTAATGTAACAGGATCTGCTACGGGATCTTCTGGAACCAGTAATGTGGTTATACGTGGTGGTAGCTCCCTGAGTGGTAGCAATCAACCGCTTTATGTTGTAGATGGAATACCTATTGACAATAGTAACTTAGGGTCTGCGACAAATTATGGGGGTGTAGACTTTGGTGATGGTATCTCAAGTATAAATCCAGATGACATCGCTTCTATGAGTGTTCTTAAAGGAGGTGCTGCTGCTGCACTTTATGGATCAAGGGCTTCAAACGGGGTTATATTGATAACTACAAAAACTGGTAAAGGTCAGCAAGGTCTTGGTGTAGAGTTGTCAAGTCAGGTACAGTTTGAAAGCCTAAATTCTAACATTTATGAATTTCAAAACGAATATGGTCAGGGAATATTAGGTGCCAAGCCGGTAAACGGTACTGAGGCCTTATCTGCGGGTCTGTTGTCGTGGGGAGGTAGACTTGATGGTTCGCTAGTGCCACAGTTTGACGGTGTTGATCGTCCATACTCATATTCAGGTAATAATGTAGATAAGTTCTATAGAACGGGGACTAATCTTATAAACACGGTAGCAATAAGTAAAGCAGGTGAGGGCTATAACATTAGATTTTCTGCAACTAATCTGGACAACGAAGATATTATACCGAATGCTGGCCTTAATAGAAAATCATTTTCGTTAAATGCAGGCGTACAGTTGGCAGATAAATTATCACTTGATGTGAGTGGTAAGTATGTGCTGGAAAACGTAAACAATCGACCCAGACTTTCAGATTCGCCTGGAAACACAAATTTCTCTGTGGTGCTTACACCACCTAACGTAGATGTACTTGACTATAAGCCGGGATTAAATGCAGAGGGAACAGAAAATAGAATATCTACCGGAAGTACGTATCATCAGAATCCTTACTTCTCTGCATATAATTTTAGTAATGAGAGTCTTAAAAACAGGTTTATTGGTTCAGCTACCCTACGGTACAATGTCACAGACTGGATGTATGTTCTGGGAAGGGCAGGTATTGATCAATATGTTGCACGTCAAACATCCGTAGAGCCATTCGGAACTGCTTATAAGCCGCTGGGAGGAATGACTGAAGTTGCTTACAATAACAGTGTGGTAGATGCAGATTTAATGTTGGGTTTTGAAAAAACCATTGCAGATAAGTACAGTTTCAATATAATAGTAGGAGGAAACAGTAACGATATTAAAAATGAACGTACAGAACTTAATGGACAGGAGTTTGTACTTCCTGGTCTTGAAGATATCGCAAATGTTAACAATAGGAACTATAGTTATGATTATGGACAAATAAAAAGAGGTTCCCTATATTACTCTGCCGAATTTTCTTATGATGATTACCTGTTTATTACTACTACAGGAAGACAAGATTGGTTCTCGACACTATCCTTAAATACTAAGTCAAGCCCAAACTCATATTTTTACCCTTCTGTGAGTGGTAGCTTTGTTTTCAGCGATGCTTTCAAAATGCCATCATGGGTCACTTTTGGTAAGATACGTGCTGGTTATAGTGATATTGGTGGTGGTGCAGACGATCCTTATGTTCTTGCATTGTCCTATGGTATATTTGATAATTATAAAGCAACAGGGGCCACTGGCGGTGTGCCATTAGGAAGGATTGTTGATAACCGTTTGCCTAATCAGGAATTACGTCCTTTTTCAAAGAAAGAATATGAGGTTGGGGTAAATGCCCGGTTCTTCAACAGCCGCCTGGGATTAGATCTTACCTATTACAGTAATAAAACCACAGACGATATTGTACCTATTTCTATATCCAATTCGTCTGGTTATGATGCAGCTTTCCTTAATGTAGGAGAACTGACAAATAATGGTATTGAGATGCTATTGGACGGTAGTCCTATTCGAAGTGAAAATTTTCGTTGGGATGTAACGTATAACCTTACATACAACAAGAATGAGGTTGTCAAAACGGATGAAGATAATAATCCATTTTTTGTGGGTACTGGTGCGGCTACAGGTGTTAACTCACAATCTGGTGCTATTGTAGGTAGACCGTTAGGTGCTATATATGGAACTACTTTTGTGAGAGATGATCAGGGTCGCTTACAGTATGATAGTGACGGTACGCCTACTCAAGGACCCAACGAATTTTTGGGTAATGGTGTTGCTCCATGGTATATGGGTCTTACTAACTCCTTTAATATATATGACTTCAATTTTTCGTTTTTGATTGACGCAAAATTTGGTGCAGATATTTTCTCAGGAACCAGTGCTTTTGCAAACTATTATGGTGCAGGTCAGAATACCCTGGAAGGAAGAGCGAATGGGCTGGATGTAAATGGTGTTGATACAGAAGGAAATGCTTTCTCAACAACGATAGCTCCAGAAAATGTACAGATCTACTACCAGAAACTGTATCAAATCGCCGAGGCAAACATGCAGGATGCAGATTTTATAAAAATGCGGGAAGTTAGTTTAGGTTATAGTATTCCTAGTAAAGCATTGGAGAATACATTCCTTACGAATGCAAACATATCCCTGGTAGGACGTAATCTCTTCTTTCTAATGAGAAATACTAAGGGTATTGATCCAGAATCATCATTCAATAGTAGTTTTGGTGCTGGTCTGGAACGTTTTGGTCTTCCAACAACTCAGACGTATGGTGTAAGCGTAAACGTTAAATTTTAA
- a CDS encoding SusD/RagB family nutrient-binding outer membrane lipoprotein, translated as MKRALYILTLIASFSIISCDKDFDEINVDPTTASQIDLRYKFPTAILYVAGQRYESWRANLIYQSTMIQHLSNTQGYWNGDKYTYSAGYAEAFWTAQYPQGVKSIEDMKNQLETAGDTTSAEYAMVRILRVFQYQRLTDLYGDVPYSEAGAAFIDDDLRPSYDLQEDIYADMLNELNESAQLLGSGTSALGTADILFAGDQSKWKKWAYSLMLRLGLRMTKVDPAAAQDWAEIAIAGGVMESNEDIAYVVHEEGNGIVQNGNGEVFTADGTPRMSETFINFLQGDPRLTILAALPEDTGEVDSDGNAILRSDEERLDPAAQRGLPNGLDATLLRESTGETNTQDYSEPNRLYITSEAAPMFFQTYAEVEFMLAESAVRWGSGDGDAAGHYAAGVEAAMKFLELYTPSAVISDDAIDQYLQENPLDANNALDQINTQYWAATFLNEYESYANWRRTGFPTLIPVNYQGNVTNGTIPRRLTYLTSEPLTNGENYRAAVDSQGPDLLTTRMWWDVAQ; from the coding sequence ATGAAAAGAGCATTATATATACTAACATTAATAGCATCATTTTCAATCATATCCTGTGATAAGGACTTTGATGAAATTAACGTAGACCCCACTACTGCTTCCCAGATAGACCTGCGGTATAAATTTCCAACAGCCATTTTATATGTTGCTGGTCAACGCTATGAATCCTGGCGGGCAAACCTAATTTATCAATCTACCATGATTCAGCATTTGTCTAATACCCAGGGTTACTGGAATGGTGATAAATATACATACAGTGCAGGATATGCTGAAGCATTCTGGACGGCACAATATCCACAAGGTGTAAAAAGCATTGAAGATATGAAAAACCAACTGGAAACAGCAGGGGACACGACTTCTGCAGAATATGCCATGGTGCGTATCCTACGGGTTTTTCAATACCAGCGGTTGACAGACCTTTATGGAGATGTACCTTATAGTGAAGCGGGAGCCGCATTCATAGATGATGACCTTAGACCTTCTTATGATCTACAGGAAGATATTTATGCAGATATGCTGAATGAATTGAATGAATCTGCCCAACTTTTAGGCTCTGGGACGAGCGCACTTGGTACTGCAGATATTCTTTTTGCAGGAGATCAGTCAAAATGGAAGAAATGGGCATATTCCCTTATGTTGCGTTTAGGGTTAAGGATGACAAAAGTTGATCCAGCGGCAGCTCAGGATTGGGCAGAAATTGCTATAGCCGGTGGTGTAATGGAATCCAATGAAGATATCGCCTATGTGGTTCATGAAGAGGGCAACGGGATAGTTCAAAATGGAAACGGAGAAGTGTTTACCGCAGACGGAACTCCACGTATGAGCGAGACCTTTATTAACTTTCTACAGGGAGATCCTAGGTTAACTATTTTAGCTGCGTTACCTGAAGATACTGGAGAGGTAGATAGTGATGGCAATGCTATACTTAGAAGTGATGAAGAACGTCTAGATCCTGCTGCACAACGCGGTTTACCTAATGGACTTGATGCAACTTTATTGAGAGAGTCTACAGGTGAAACAAATACACAGGATTATTCTGAGCCAAATAGGCTGTATATAACAAGTGAAGCAGCACCTATGTTTTTCCAAACGTATGCTGAAGTTGAATTTATGCTTGCTGAAAGTGCCGTACGCTGGGGATCGGGTGATGGTGATGCGGCGGGGCATTATGCCGCCGGTGTTGAAGCAGCCATGAAATTTTTAGAACTATATACTCCTAGCGCTGTTATTAGTGACGATGCGATTGATCAGTATCTTCAGGAAAACCCACTTGACGCTAACAATGCGCTTGATCAAATCAACACGCAGTATTGGGCAGCAACGTTCCTGAATGAATATGAATCATATGCAAACTGGAGACGTACTGGTTTTCCAACATTGATTCCCGTTAATTATCAGGGAAATGTGACTAATGGTACTATCCCACGTAGATTGACATATTTAACTTCAGAACCATTGACCAATGGTGAGAATTATAGGGCTGCAGTTGACTCTCAGGGTCCAGATCTTTTGACCACACGTATGTGGTGGGACGTAGCTCAATAG